Genomic DNA from Microbacterium sp. NC79:
CTTTATCGCCTGGGGCTTCATCACGGCCCTGTTCATTCCGGACGGCTGGCTGGGAAGCAACAGCCCGGTGGCGGCCTGGCGCTGGGAGGACTCGGCGATCCTCGGCGGTGGCACCGTTGACGGTGTCGACTTCCCCGGACTCGTCGGCCCGACCATCACCTACCTGTTGCCGCTCCTGATCGCCTTTACCGGTGGCCGGATCGTCAACGGGCACCGTGGCGGCGTGGTTGGCGCTGTGGCTGCCATGGGTGTCATTGTGGGCGCTTCCGGCACCGTCATGTTCCTGGGAGCCATGATTGTCGGTCCGCTCGCCGCCCTTGTGTTGCGGTGGGTGGAGAAGCCGTGGCAGGGCAAGATTAAGCCCGGCTTTGAAATGCTGGTTGACAACTTCTCCGCCGGATTTGTCGCTTTCTTCATGGCATTGGCATCGTTCTTCTGGCTTGCCCCCGTCGTCAAATGGGTGACCGATGTGCTCGGCGACGCGGTCGGCTGGCTCGTCGAGACGGGCTTCCTGCCGCTGGCAAGTCTCGTGGTGGAACCCGCGAAGGTGCTGTTCTTGAACAACGCCATCAACCACGGTGTCTTCACACCGTTGGGTACCGAGCAAGTGCAGGAAACCGGGAAGAGCCTGCTGTTCCTGATCGAAGCTAACCCCGGCCCGGGTGCTGGCATGCTGATCGCGCTGATGGTCTTCGGTGTGGGCGCTGCGCGCGCTACCGCCCCCGGTGCGTTCATCATTCAGTTCTTCGGTGGCATCCACGAGGTGTACTTCCCGTACGTGCTGGCAAAGCCGCTGCTGATCGTGGGTTTGATCGCGGGTGGCGCGACCGGTGTGCTCACGAACATGATTTTCCAGTCGGGTCTCGTGGCACCTGCGGCTCCCGGGTCGATCTTCGCGGTCCTGATCCAAACGGCACCTGGCAGCCACATCGGCGTCATTTGCTCGGTGATCTTCTCCGCAGCCGTCACCTTCGCGGTGTGTGCCGCTGTCTTGCTCGCATCGCGCAAGCGCGACGCCGCGAACGATGCTGATGGCGACGCGCTCGCAGCAGCCATCGCGCAGACCGAGGCAAACAAGGGCAAGTCCTCGAGCACGCTGTCGAACCTGGCAGCGTCTGCCACCGCCAAGACGGCGACAGCGGCTGCCGTGGCAACCGCCCCGATCCGCCACATCGTGTTTGCGTGTGACGCCGGCATGGGCTCGTCTGCGATGGGTGCGAGCGTGCTGCGCAACAAGCTCAAGAAGGCTGGTGTTGAGGGCGTCACCGTCGTGAACCAGGCCATCGCGAACCTGGACAGCACCGCCGACCTCGTCATCACGCAGCAGCAGCTCACAAGCCGTGCGCAGCAGAAGTCGCCGAACTCGATCCACGTCTCCGTCGACAACTTCATGAACTCGCAGAAGTACGAGGAGATCATCGACATGGTGCGGGATCAGGAACCACCGGCCGAGTAAGAGCAGAGCGGTGCGGCAGGTCGATGCCTGCCGCACCGCCAACAAGCCGCATCGCACAACACAGGGAGAGATCATGAGCGTTTTGACCATCGGGCAGATTCGTATCCATGCCGGGTCTGCGTCGCAGGCCGAAGCCATGCAGGAGGCCGCTGACATCCTCGTCGCGGCAGGAGCCGTCACCACCGCGTATATCGACGCTATGCATCAGCGCGAAGCAAGCGTGTCAACCTACATGGGCAACGGTCTGGCGATTCCACACGGCACCAATGAAGCAAAAGACACCATTCTGGATTCCGGTTTGTCTGTTGTTCGATATGACGGTGGAGTTGACTGGGCAGGCGAGCCCGTCACGTTCGTGATCGGTATCGCGGGCAAGGGAGACGCTCACCTGGAGATCCTGTCGCAAATCGCGCTGCTGTTCTCCGATGATGATGACGTCGCACGTCTCACCGCCGCAGATTCCCCCGAGGCGCTCTTCGCGCTGCTGTCTGCGGTGAATGAGCAATGAAAGCCGTTCACTTTGGCGCAGGCAATATCGGTCGCGGTTTCGTCGGCTGGCTACTGCATGAGGGTGGCTACGACCTGGTGTTCTCCGATGTCGCAGCCCCCCTCGTTGACGCCATTAACGCGGTCGATTCTTACACCGTTTTCGAGGTTGGTCCGGGCGGCGTCGATCGCATCGTGACCGGTTTTCGTGCCG
This window encodes:
- a CDS encoding PTS sugar transporter subunit IIA; its protein translation is MSVLTIGQIRIHAGSASQAEAMQEAADILVAAGAVTTAYIDAMHQREASVSTYMGNGLAIPHGTNEAKDTILDSGLSVVRYDGGVDWAGEPVTFVIGIAGKGDAHLEILSQIALLFSDDDDVARLTAADSPEALFALLSAVNEQ
- a CDS encoding PTS mannitol transporter subunit IICB; translated protein: MTTTSSSIPTQGGARVGVQKFGTFLSGMVMPNIAAFIAWGFITALFIPDGWLGSNSPVAAWRWEDSAILGGGTVDGVDFPGLVGPTITYLLPLLIAFTGGRIVNGHRGGVVGAVAAMGVIVGASGTVMFLGAMIVGPLAALVLRWVEKPWQGKIKPGFEMLVDNFSAGFVAFFMALASFFWLAPVVKWVTDVLGDAVGWLVETGFLPLASLVVEPAKVLFLNNAINHGVFTPLGTEQVQETGKSLLFLIEANPGPGAGMLIALMVFGVGAARATAPGAFIIQFFGGIHEVYFPYVLAKPLLIVGLIAGGATGVLTNMIFQSGLVAPAAPGSIFAVLIQTAPGSHIGVICSVIFSAAVTFAVCAAVLLASRKRDAANDADGDALAAAIAQTEANKGKSSSTLSNLAASATAKTATAAAVATAPIRHIVFACDAGMGSSAMGASVLRNKLKKAGVEGVTVVNQAIANLDSTADLVITQQQLTSRAQQKSPNSIHVSVDNFMNSQKYEEIIDMVRDQEPPAE